The following coding sequences are from one Halictus rubicundus isolate RS-2024b chromosome 11, iyHalRubi1_principal, whole genome shotgun sequence window:
- the LOC143359228 gene encoding uncharacterized protein LOC143359228, with translation MFREDGSKSVVFVLVVLTFFFGKTSSNAPECAQLTPCSCVFPNGQGYNVTHLASSGPLMAPTTGNRTFQFLPCKNTQIEKNSECYKGDGVSMCLVNGNNTSTSVSLGMVNETSMAISPMTGNPLLLIHHNSYTTTVELMCCGNCSTHLTAEPIVDNLTYNLLLVSPFACKHQLYSNHGLSTGSLLLIYFFIFTGIYFTGGAIALNLLRGARGWEMVPNHKFWRDLPSLVRDGIEFTFGCYSSSYNRI, from the exons ATGTTCAGAGAGGATGGCAGCAAGTCCGTGGTATTTGTGCTGGTTGTCCTGACGTTTTTCTTTGGCAAAACGTCCTCGAATGCTCCGGAATGCGCGCAACTGACGCCTTGTTCATGCGTGTTCCCGAACGGTCAGGGATACAACGTGACACATCTCGCCAGTTCAGG GCCCTTGATGGCACCAACTACCGGCAACCGTACCTTTCAGTTTCTTCCGTGCAAGAACACTCAGATCGAGAAGAATAGCGAATGTTACAAAGGAGATGGAGTATCT ATGTGCCTAGTAAATGGGAATAATACATCTACCTCCGTCAGCCTTGGAATGGTTAATGAGACTTCTATGGCAATATCTCCTATGACAGGCAACCCTTTATTACTTATTCATCATAATAGTTATACCACGACAGTAGAGCTAATGTGCTGTGGCAACTGTAGCACTCATTTAACAGCAGAACCCATCGTCGATAATCTAACATAT AATCTGTTGTTGGTGTCGCCGTTCGCTTGCAAACACCAGCTGTACTCAAATCATGGCCTCTCCACTGGGTCATTATTGTTgatttatttctttatatttaccggaatatacttcaCTGGAGGCGCAATAGCCTTGAACCTGTTGAGAGGAGCAAGAGGTTGGGAGATGGTACCAAACCATAAGTTCTGGAGGGACCTTCCGTCGCTTGTGCGA GATGGCATAGAGTTCACCTTCGGCTGTTACAGCAGCAGCTACAACCGGATCTAG
- the Hou gene encoding GID complex subunit 8 homolog protein Houki, whose protein sequence is MSFPEKQDNISKDEWVAKLEENSHTQRVSMNNLIMNYFVTEGFKEAAEKFQQESGAEPTVELNSVDDRIRIRDAIQNGRIQEAIDLVNQLHPELLDNDRYLYFHLQQLHLIELIHTGRIEEALQFAQERLSEAGESDDNILCELERTLALLAFDEPHKSPFSDLLHPSHRQKIASELNAALLKMEHRESTSPRLNNLLKMILWSQNELDKKKVKYPKMTDLGSATIESPQ, encoded by the exons ATGAGCTTCCCGGAGAAACAGGACAATATATCGAAAGACGAGTGGGTCGCCAAGCTGGAGGAGAACTCCCATACGCAGCGTGTGTCCATGAACAATTTGATTATGAATTACTTCGTTACAG AGGGGTTCAAAGAGGCAGCCGAAAAATTTCAACAGGAATCCGGCGCCGAGCCTACGGTGGAGCTGAACTCCGTGGACGATAGAATTCGCATAAGAGACGCCATCCAAAACGGCCGTATCCAGGAGGCGATCGACCTCGTGAACCAGTTGCATCCGGAATTATTGGACAACGACAGATACCTGTACTTCCACCTGCAGCAGCTGCATCTGATCGAGTTGATCCACACTGGGAGAATCGAGGAGGCTCTACAGTTCGCCCAGGAACGTCTCAGCGAAGCTGGAGAATCCGATGACAATATCCTCTGCGAACTGGAGCGTACCCTGGCTCTGTTAGCTTTCGACGAACCCCACAAAAGTCCCTTCAGCGACCTATTGCATCCGAGTCACAGGCAAAAG ATAGCAAGCGAGCTGAACGCTGCCCTGCTCAAAATGGAGCACAGAGAGTCCACCAGCCCACGATTGAACAATTTACTAAAGATGATCCTCTGGTCGCAGAACGAGCTGGACAAGAAGAAAGTGAAATACCCGAAAATGACTGACCTGGGCAGTGCCACTATCGAGAGTCCACAGTAA
- the LOC143359226 gene encoding hydroxypyruvate reductase: protein MSARIRSVLISDPVDACCAELLTSHGVPVTSKNKLTKEELIKQLQNHDALIVRSETKVTSDVFESCPNLRVVGRAGTGVDNIDLKAATKNGVVVLNTPGGNSISACELTCALISALARNVVQAAGALKEKRWDRKLYSGFELSGKTLAVLGMGRIGREVARRMQAFGMKVIAFDPLLTAEDAKQLDVEKLSLDEIWPQADYITVHTPLIPQTRNLINATTLAKCKKGVRVVNVARGGIVDEEALLKSIESGHCGGAALDVFVEEPPKNPVTLELIAHPKVVATPHLGASTAEAQERVAVEIAQQFLVLAGKSTEYEVTGIVNAPMLSGAMTEENTPWIELSKKLGQLAARLSKDKNNFVLKSETLGDGMKEKAFIHTAILVGVLSVQTKNGLNLINAPILAREVGVDVQTSHRDAETQAINLEVEGHTLKGTVRNNELLLLSLDDAVFPNGIALGNDIALYQANGVQDLAQIVNAFSTKGINIHNLNASGNWIIVQTDGEVSLKVDGIKNF, encoded by the exons ATGTCGGCCAGAATCAGGAGCGTTCTCATCAGCGATCCCGTCGACGCTTGCTGCGCCGAGCTGCTCACCAGCCACGGAGTTCCGGTCACCTCCAAAAACAAGCTGACCAAGGAAGAACTCATCAAACAACTTCAG AACCATGACGCTCTGATCGTCCGATCGGAAACAAAAGTGACCAGTGATGTGTTCGAGAGCTGCCCCAACCTGCGAGTGGTCGGCCGAGCTGGTACAGGTGTGGACAACATCGATCTCAAAGCTGCCACGAAGAACGGAGTCGTTGTTCTCAA CACCCCCGGTGGGAACAGCATCAGCGCCTGCGAGCTGACATGCGCGCTGATTTCTGCATTGGCGAGGAACGTGGTCCAAGCAGCCGGGGCCCTTAAGGAGAAACGATGGGACAGGAAACTGTACTCCGGGTTCGAGCTGTCCGGCAAGACCCTGGCTGTCCTAGGCATGGGTCGAATCGGTCGCGAAGTGGCCCGGAGGATGCAAGCCTTTGGGATGAAGGTGATCGCGTTCGATCCGTTGCTCACGGCTGAGGATGCGAAACAGTTGGACGTAGAGAAGCTTAGTTTGGATGAGATATGGCCCCAGGCGGACTACATCACCGTGCACACGCCCCTGATTCCTCAAACTAGAA ATCTGATCAATGCGACCACGCTGGCAAAATGCAAGAAAGGCGTGCGTGTCGTGAACGTGGCTCGCGGGGGCATTGTGGATGAGGAGGCGCTCCTCAAGTCCATCGAGTCTGGCCACTGTGGTGGCGCTGCTTTGGACGTTTTTGTTGAGGAACCACCCAAGAACCCCGTCACCTTGGAGCTGATCGCACATCCGAAGGTCGTTGCTACTCCCCATCTTG GAGCAAGCACGGCCGAGGCGCAAGAACGAGTGGCCGTAGAGATAGCCCAACAATTTTTAGTATTGGCCGGTAAATCAACCGAGTATGAAGTCACCGGTATAGTGAATGCGCCCATGCTATCCGGCGCCATGACGGAAGAGAACACACCGTGGATTGAACTATCGAAGAAGCTGGGTCAGCTGGCTGCCCGGCTCTCCAAGGACAAGAACAACTTCGTTCTTAAGAGCGAGACGCTCGGCGACGGGATGAAGGAGAAGGCGTTCATTCACACCGCCATTTTGGTCGGTGTTCTATCCGTACAAACTAAGAATGGCTTGAACTTGATTAACGCACCTATACTGGCTCGGGAGGTAGGCGTTGACGTCCAAACGAGTCATCGGGACGCCGAGACACAAGCCATCAACCTTGAAGTCGAGGGCCATACACTTAAAG GAACCGTCCGCAACAACGAACTGCTCTTGCTGTCCCTGGACGATGCAGTGTTTCCCAATGGAATTGCCCTTGGAAATGACATCGCCCTGTACCAAGCAAATGGCGTTCAAGACCTGGCGCAGATCGTGAACGCATTTTCGACGAAAGGTATCAACATTCACAACTTGAACGCCAGCGGCAACTGGATTATCGTTCAGACCGACGGAGAGGTTTCTTTGAAAGTCGATGGCATCAAGAACTTCTAA
- the LOC143358553 gene encoding nucleoporin Nup35-like, with translation MMEPMTLGSPVGSPVQTPGSPPASGYLPNFLLGDTSASSKVNLTNPQDTPKQLHIGHTGLTSPLSNYGTPDYRSNRQKAVFGGSNTPNTSQIVTESHTGGPPTRGLFDSLDTSQTVSPYISTMNQSIAHNQSRLLMNSMNNSMFSDGSLNPNTTDSQGLLQWVTVFGFAPSELNTVLAHISTRVRIVDKHPAPHAQSNWIHLKSASEQEAQRALACNGNIVSGSIMIGVVPCTDEGVILGSDKENRTKMNGSIKCYSNFGRVNQSPEYNTPCTPIKLQNARPLAAGYYQHLSPQSVKATESIPQKSTGLVSKAMEYMFGW, from the exons ATG atGGAACCTATGACCTTGGGATCGCCGGTTGGAAGTCCTGTACAGACACCCGGAAGCCCGCCAGCCTCCGGGTACCTTCCGAATTTTCTTTTAGGTGACACCTCAGCG TCGTCCAAGGTGAACCTGACAAATCCCCAGGACACTCCGAAGCAGCTACACATAGGCCACACGGGTCTCACATCTCCACTATCTAACTATGGCACCCCAGACTACCGTTCTAATCGTCAAAAAGCAGTATTCGGTGGATCTAACACACCAAACACATCCCAGATAGTGACTGAGAGCCACACCGGAGGGCCACCGACCAGAGGACTCTTCGATTCCTTGGATACCTCTCAGACAGTGTCACCGTACATTTCTACAATGAACCAAAGCATAGCACACAATCAGTCTAGACTGCTGATGAACTCAATGAACAATTCCATGTTCAGTGATGGCTCTCTGAACCCTAATACGACCGACTCTCAAGGTCTCCTACAGTGGGTGACTGTCTTCGGGTTTGCGCCCAGTGAGTTGAACACCGTTCTGGCTCACATATCAACCAGGGTTCGCATAGTGGATAAGCATCCAGCGCCTCATGCACAGAGCAATTGGATACACTTGAAGTCTGCCTCCGAACAGGAGGCGCAGAGGGCTCTTGCTTGCAATGGAAATATTGTTTCAGGATCGATAATGATCGGAGTGGTCCCCTGCACGGACGAGGGCGTTATCTTAGGATCGGACAAAGAGAATCGCACGAAAATGAATGGGAGCATAAAATGCTACTCGAACTTCGGAAGGGTGAACCAATCCCCGGAATACAACACACCCTGCACACCGATTAAACTACAAAATGCAAGACCTTTAGCTGCTGGTTATTATCAGCATCTAAGCCCCCAGTCCGTGAAAGCGACTGAAAGCATCCCGCAAAAGTCTACCGGTTTAGTTTCGAAAGCGATGGAGTACATGTTCGGGTGGTAA